The following are from one region of the Gloeomargarita lithophora Alchichica-D10 genome:
- a CDS encoding nucleotidyltransferase family protein, whose amino-acid sequence MPVQTKAQVIALLHEYYQELQRFGVKRCGVFGSFARDTAIHPESDVDILVAFEPDQKTFDNFIHLSFFLEDIFGRAVDLITAESLSPYIGPHILDEVEYVSVGS is encoded by the coding sequence ATGCCAGTACAAACGAAAGCCCAAGTGATAGCTCTGCTCCATGAGTACTACCAGGAGTTACAACGCTTTGGAGTGAAACGTTGCGGCGTGTTCGGCTCCTTTGCCCGTGACACTGCAATTCACCCTGAAAGTGATGTTGATATTTTGGTTGCTTTTGAGCCAGATCAAAAAACGTTTGATAACTTTATACATCTATCATTTTTTCTAGAAGATATTTTTGGCAGAGCAGTTGACCTCATCACAGCAGAGTCATTAAGTCCTTATATTGGCCCACATATTTTAGATGAGGTCGAGTATGTCTCGGTCGGCTCGTGA
- the pyrH gene encoding UMP kinase has translation MRYRRILLKLSGEALMGRLSYGIDPEVVQGIAREIAEIVAGGVQTAIVVGGGNIFRGVKGAAAGMDRATADYIGMLATVMNAMTLQDALEQIGVATRVQTAISMQEVAEPYIRRRAMRHLEKGRVVIFAAGSGNPFFTTDTTAALRAAEIDAEVVFKATKVDGVYDADPKLNPTARRFESLNYNHVLRHGLQVMDGTAITLCQENNIPIVVFDLSVAGNICRAVQGEPIGTIVGGYCEIK, from the coding sequence ATGCGCTACCGGCGAATTTTACTCAAACTCAGTGGTGAAGCCCTGATGGGGCGGCTCAGCTACGGCATTGACCCGGAGGTGGTGCAGGGAATTGCCCGGGAAATTGCCGAAATTGTCGCTGGGGGGGTGCAAACGGCGATTGTGGTGGGCGGGGGCAACATCTTTCGGGGGGTGAAAGGGGCCGCCGCCGGGATGGATCGGGCGACGGCGGACTATATTGGGATGCTGGCGACGGTGATGAATGCCATGACGTTGCAGGATGCCCTGGAGCAAATCGGGGTTGCCACCCGGGTGCAGACGGCGATTTCCATGCAAGAAGTGGCGGAACCCTATATTCGTCGGCGGGCGATGCGGCATTTGGAGAAAGGCCGGGTGGTGATTTTTGCCGCTGGTTCCGGCAATCCCTTTTTTACCACCGATACCACAGCGGCACTGCGGGCGGCGGAAATTGATGCGGAAGTGGTGTTTAAGGCCACCAAGGTTGATGGGGTTTACGATGCGGACCCCAAACTCAACCCCACCGCCCGCCGCTTCGAGAGCCTCAACTATAATCATGTCCTGAGGCATGGACTCCAGGTGATGGACGGCACCGCCATTACCCTGTGTCAGGAAAATAACATTCCTATCGTCGTTTTTGACCTGTCCGTGGCGGGGAATATCTGCCGCGCCGTGCAGGGGGAACCAATTGGCACCATCGTGGGAGGCTACTGTGAAATTAAGTGA
- a CDS encoding ATP-binding cassette domain-containing protein produces the protein MSNRTIVVSDTIVNLGPEIEVNNHGEILRFQLTETHHILGRAPRKSPPEGLVIPDQWVHISRVQATFRRVGEQYAIHDGDGQTSSMNRLFINHAIITPVQGYMLHPGDEITVGTDPKTAISITYHDPSQQIKSITPKKRSLSLKGRSSVILGRGQEADLQLDAPTISRSHAVIFPDHQGRYTIRDCSVNGVFINGKKVVTTAPLNHGDVITLGPYRLVLQGDILVLSDQGDRIRLDAKDLARVVTGKKGQKIRILNDISLVIEPGQFVALVGGSGAGKSTLMKSLLGIEAVSQGSVYLNGDDLRNYFNMYRSIIGYVPQSDIIHTNLTVKEVLNYAAKLRLPRDVNSEEIIQQVMSQVELTERQDTLVRSLSGGQLKRVSIGVELLSDPKLFFLDEPTSGLDPGLDKKIMQLLRKLADQGRTIILVTHATTNVTLCDRLVFMGLGGNLCYFGPPSEAGQFFDMENQDFADIYIKLETRDAVVQEAERFHQSEPYQKFIQERLIGQVNEQPFRPEKVKASFWRQLWVLVGRYGQLLKRDPVYLFLSLATAPLGIILIRLAIQTQNPFVGAPDYVLASLARRVIFVIVCAALWAGFASSLQEVVKESAIYLRERLVNLGLFAYLGSKLVTLGGLAIVQSLLITAVILIGFSWPPGLCGADALCLPNYFPWFLGVFITIFLTILTSVSLGLMVSAMVRNSAQANSALPLLLLPQIIFAGILFDLGNQGRFISWLMLSRWAVGALGALADVNSLVPGIPAGTDPDTIPIKEMAMFTATLPNLGLNWAILLLHTLIYLGITLGVQKRKDIY, from the coding sequence ATGTCGAATAGAACGATTGTGGTATCCGATACGATTGTGAATCTAGGGCCGGAAATTGAAGTGAATAATCACGGGGAAATACTCCGTTTTCAGCTTACGGAAACCCATCACATTTTGGGGCGAGCACCCCGAAAATCCCCCCCAGAAGGTTTGGTGATTCCTGACCAATGGGTGCATATCAGCCGGGTACAGGCCACGTTTCGGCGGGTCGGAGAACAGTATGCCATCCATGATGGGGATGGGCAAACTTCCAGTATGAATCGCTTATTTATTAACCATGCGATTATCACGCCGGTGCAGGGATATATGTTGCATCCGGGGGATGAAATCACCGTTGGCACTGACCCGAAAACGGCCATTAGTATTACCTATCATGACCCTTCTCAGCAGATTAAATCTATCACGCCAAAAAAGCGTTCCCTATCTTTGAAAGGACGTTCATCGGTGATTTTAGGACGGGGACAGGAGGCGGATTTACAATTGGATGCCCCAACGATTTCCCGCTCCCATGCGGTGATTTTTCCAGACCATCAAGGGCGTTATACCATCCGGGATTGTAGTGTGAATGGGGTGTTTATCAACGGTAAAAAGGTAGTGACAACTGCTCCCTTAAATCATGGGGATGTAATCACTTTAGGACCCTATCGCTTGGTATTGCAAGGAGACATCTTGGTGCTGTCCGACCAGGGGGATCGGATTCGTTTGGATGCCAAGGATTTAGCCAGAGTGGTAACGGGTAAAAAAGGCCAGAAAATTCGGATTTTGAATGATATTTCTCTGGTAATTGAGCCAGGGCAATTTGTCGCATTAGTCGGGGGAAGCGGGGCGGGAAAATCTACCTTGATGAAAAGTTTGTTGGGAATTGAAGCCGTCAGCCAAGGTTCCGTTTATTTGAATGGGGATGATTTACGCAATTATTTTAATATGTACCGGAGCATTATTGGTTATGTGCCCCAAAGCGATATTATTCACACCAATTTAACGGTAAAAGAGGTATTAAATTATGCGGCAAAATTACGCTTGCCGAGGGATGTAAACAGTGAAGAAATTATCCAACAGGTGATGAGCCAGGTTGAATTAACGGAGCGACAGGATACGTTGGTGCGGAGTTTGAGTGGGGGGCAGTTGAAACGGGTGAGTATTGGAGTGGAATTGTTATCTGACCCGAAATTATTTTTCCTAGATGAACCTACATCGGGACTCGACCCCGGTTTGGATAAAAAAATCATGCAATTGTTACGTAAATTGGCGGATCAGGGGCGCACAATTATCCTCGTCACCCATGCCACTACGAATGTAACCCTATGCGACCGCTTGGTATTTATGGGTTTGGGGGGAAATCTATGTTATTTCGGGCCTCCCAGTGAAGCTGGACAGTTTTTTGATATGGAGAACCAGGATTTTGCTGATATTTATATCAAGCTAGAAACCCGTGATGCTGTAGTGCAAGAAGCAGAGCGATTTCACCAGTCGGAACCGTACCAAAAATTCATTCAAGAACGCTTGATTGGACAGGTGAATGAACAACCGTTTCGACCAGAAAAAGTTAAGGCTTCGTTTTGGCGGCAGTTGTGGGTGTTGGTGGGGCGGTATGGGCAACTGTTGAAACGTGACCCGGTTTATTTATTTTTATCCCTAGCTACGGCACCGTTGGGTATTATTTTGATCCGCTTGGCGATACAAACCCAAAATCCTTTTGTGGGGGCACCGGATTATGTCTTGGCTTCCTTGGCACGCCGGGTGATTTTTGTGATTGTTTGTGCCGCTTTGTGGGCGGGTTTTGCCAGTTCTTTGCAGGAAGTTGTCAAGGAATCGGCCATCTATCTCCGAGAGCGTTTGGTGAATTTGGGATTGTTTGCCTACTTGGGTTCTAAGTTGGTAACGTTGGGGGGGTTAGCAATAGTGCAGAGTTTACTCATTACAGCAGTGATCCTGATTGGCTTTAGTTGGCCGCCGGGATTGTGCGGTGCGGATGCGTTATGTTTGCCCAACTATTTTCCTTGGTTTTTGGGGGTATTTATTACTATATTTCTAACTATTTTAACTTCGGTTTCCTTGGGGTTGATGGTATCAGCAATGGTACGCAATTCAGCGCAAGCAAATAGTGCTTTGCCCCTGTTATTATTACCCCAAATTATTTTTGCAGGAATTTTATTTGATTTGGGCAATCAAGGCCGGTTTATTTCCTGGTTGATGCTGAGTCGCTGGGCGGTGGGGGCGTTGGGGGCATTGGCGGATGTCAATTCTCTAGTGCCGGGAATCCCCGCTGGCACTGACCCGGATACCATTCCAATTAAAGAAATGGCGATGTTCACGGCTACCCTGCCGAATTTGGGTTTGAATTGGGCGATTTTGCTATTACATACGCTGATTTATTTAGGCATTACCCTGGGGGTGCAAAAACGTAAGGATATTTATTAA
- the lepA gene encoding translation elongation factor 4 — MTDTPVNRLRNFCIIAHIDHGKSTLADRLLQVTGAVEQRQMREQFLDNMDLERERGITIKLQAARMKYQAKDGENYVLNLIDTPGHVDFSYEVSRSLAACEGALLVVDASQGVEAQTLANVYMALEHDLEIIPVINKIDLPGANPERVKQEIEDVIGLDCSQAILASAKEGIGIGDILEAVVQRIPSPQDQRAQPLRALIFDSYYDPYRGVVVYLRVMDGGFKKGDRVRLMISGKEYEIDELGVMSPKQVPVPDLQAGEVGYFTAAIKTVEDARVGDTITLAYSPAKEPLPGYKEAKPMVFCGLFPINADDYADLRDALGKLKLNDAALHYEPETSSAMGMGFRCGFLGLLHMEIVQERLEREYNLNLIVTAPSVVYRVTLNDHSVVEIDNPGDLPNPNEREQIEEPYVKVEMISPETYVGTLMELAQSRRGEFKDMRYLTPERTVLVYEIPLSEVVTDFFDQMKSRSRGYASMEYQWLGYRVNDLVKLDILINDEPADALGTIVHRDKAYNVGRALVQKLKELIPRHQFKVPIQASIGSRVIASESIAPLRKNVLAKCYGGDISRKRKLLDKQKEGKKRMKALGNVDVPQEAFMAVLNLKTE; from the coding sequence ATGACCGATACCCCTGTGAACCGCCTGCGGAATTTTTGCATCATTGCCCACATTGACCACGGCAAATCTACCCTGGCTGACCGGTTGCTCCAGGTGACGGGGGCGGTGGAGCAAAGGCAAATGCGGGAGCAATTCCTAGATAATATGGATTTGGAACGGGAGCGGGGAATTACAATTAAGCTCCAAGCTGCCCGCATGAAATACCAGGCCAAAGATGGGGAAAACTACGTTTTGAACCTGATTGATACCCCCGGCCATGTGGATTTTTCCTATGAAGTTTCTCGCTCGTTAGCGGCCTGTGAGGGGGCGTTATTAGTCGTAGATGCGTCCCAGGGGGTAGAGGCCCAAACCCTGGCGAATGTGTATATGGCCTTGGAGCATGATTTGGAAATTATTCCGGTGATTAACAAAATTGATTTACCAGGGGCAAATCCCGAACGGGTGAAGCAGGAAATTGAAGATGTGATTGGTTTGGATTGTTCCCAGGCAATTTTGGCTTCTGCCAAGGAAGGGATTGGGATTGGGGATATTTTAGAAGCGGTGGTACAACGGATTCCATCGCCCCAAGACCAACGGGCACAACCCCTGCGGGCGTTAATTTTTGATAGTTATTACGATCCGTATCGGGGGGTAGTGGTCTATTTGCGGGTGATGGATGGGGGGTTCAAAAAAGGCGACCGAGTGCGGTTGATGATTTCCGGAAAAGAATACGAAATTGATGAATTGGGGGTGATGTCTCCCAAACAGGTGCCGGTGCCGGATTTACAGGCCGGGGAGGTGGGCTATTTTACGGCGGCGATCAAAACCGTGGAGGATGCGCGGGTGGGGGATACGATTACCCTGGCCTACAGTCCGGCCAAAGAGCCATTACCGGGCTATAAAGAAGCTAAACCGATGGTGTTTTGTGGCCTATTTCCTATCAATGCGGATGACTATGCTGACCTACGGGATGCCCTGGGCAAATTGAAATTGAATGATGCCGCTTTGCACTACGAACCGGAGACTTCTTCGGCGATGGGGATGGGATTTCGCTGTGGATTTTTGGGTCTTTTGCACATGGAAATTGTCCAGGAACGCCTGGAGCGGGAGTATAACTTAAATCTGATAGTGACGGCTCCTTCGGTGGTTTATCGGGTGACCTTAAATGACCATTCCGTAGTAGAAATTGATAACCCTGGCGATTTGCCCAATCCCAACGAACGGGAACAAATTGAAGAGCCTTATGTGAAGGTGGAAATGATTAGCCCCGAAACCTACGTCGGGACATTGATGGAGTTGGCGCAATCCCGGCGGGGGGAATTTAAGGATATGCGTTATCTCACCCCGGAACGCACGGTTTTGGTCTATGAAATCCCCTTGTCTGAGGTGGTAACGGACTTTTTTGACCAGATGAAATCCCGCTCCCGCGGCTATGCCAGCATGGAGTACCAATGGCTGGGCTACCGGGTGAATGATTTGGTGAAATTGGATATTTTAATTAACGATGAACCCGCCGATGCGTTGGGAACTATTGTGCATCGAGATAAAGCCTACAATGTGGGGCGGGCGTTGGTGCAAAAATTAAAAGAACTTATTCCCCGCCACCAATTCAAAGTTCCCATTCAAGCCAGTATTGGGAGCCGGGTGATTGCCAGTGAATCCATCGCCCCCCTCCGCAAAAATGTGTTGGCCAAATGTTATGGCGGTGATATTAGCCGCAAACGTAAACTCTTAGACAAGCAAAAAGAGGGCAAAAAACGCATGAAAGCCCTGGGCAATGTTGACGTACCCCAGGAAGCGTTTATGGCGGTTTTGAACCTGAAAACCGAATAG
- a CDS encoding HepT-like ribonuclease domain-containing protein: MSRSAREYLQHILDETTYMMTSSTSLDKAKFVQDETLKRAYVRSIEVIGEAVKQLPDGLCQKYDAIEWRAMAGMRDRLIHNYS; this comes from the coding sequence ATGTCTCGGTCGGCTCGTGAATACTTACAGCACATTCTTGATGAAACGACCTACATGATGACGAGTTCTACGAGTTTAGACAAAGCGAAATTTGTGCAAGATGAAACGCTGAAGCGTGCTTATGTTCGTAGTATCGAAGTCATCGGCGAAGCTGTCAAACAGTTACCCGATGGGTTGTGTCAAAAATATGATGCTATCGAGTGGCGGGCGATGGCTGGGATGCGTGATCGATTAATTCACAACTATAGCTAA